From Desulfomonilia bacterium:
AAAGCTTTGGAACCTCGCTTCGGGAGTCAATTTTTTCAGTTTCAATTTCAACCCTGTTGACCCGTATATTTAAAGGATAAAATTTCAGATCAGCCCTGTTGAACAGGTTTTTTAAATCCATATCTATACACCGAACCTGAGTGCTGAAAAAACAAGTCCGATATCAGAGAAATCAGGAATTATTACATCTGCACCCGCGCGGATTAACCGTGATCTCTTCTTATGGTTGAATCCAAAACGCCTGACCTCATCGCTCGCAACTCCTACAGCCATAAAGTCCCTCTTTCTTGCTTCCCTGATCTCCACCGGCCCGTCTCCAAACACTACAATACCTTTGGAACCTTCACTTTGGATATTATTAAGGATAATCTTAAATACTTTTTTCTTGGGATCTTCTTCATCCGAATCTTCTGCCCCGAAAATTCCACCTTTGAACAGGTCTGCATATCCGAGCAGATTTGCCTCGTTGCTGACATCAGTTTCGTCCGTTCCGGATGCCAGATATAATATCACCCCTCTTCTATTCAACTCCTTAAGAAAACTTACTGCACCTTTGATAATAAAATCATCAGGACTGAATATTCCTTTCGAAACGCCATCAAGCCTGCCTGATATACGGGATTTCAGTCTTTGAAGATAAAGCCTTTTATATCCGGATTCCGTCAGCTTGTCTTTCTTCTCAACTATTCCAAACTGATCTATCAGCTTTAAAAGACCCCGCATCTGCTCGATCGTTCTCATGCCTGTTGTCAAATCAATCAGCTTATCGACCTCAAGACATATTGAATTATACAAACCGACCGGAAGCCTTTCGAGCTGACTGCCGGAAATGGATTCTATCATGGTTTCCCGCATGCATGTCTCCCAGCCTTCCCTGAGTGTGGATATGGTACCGTCATGATCGAATACGGCATGCAACGGGAAACCGCTTGTTTTTCCCGAAATAATCTCTATATCCGAATTTTTGAACCTTTTAGCTCTTCTTGGATCATCAGCCAGCACCAGATTATAAATATAGTCGGGATCGCTGCCGATTTTGCGCACCTGATCAGGAAATGGAGAACCGGCTGTAAAACGCTGAGTTATGGTTACGGCTGCACAGAAATTACCGAATCGTGCGGCGTCATGATGTTTCATACCAGACCCCAGGCATGCTGCAATTCCGGCAACAATGGCATCGCCTGCACCGACGGTGTCAACCGCACCTGACGTGTTTATTCCCCTTATCAGTTCAAGATGCTCTTCGTTTTTAACAGCGATGCCGTTTTCCCCCATTGTTATGAATACGGTCTGTTTCCATCTGTCATGCAGTTCATCCGATACTTTTCTTATCGAATCATCATCCACAGGTTCCTTCAGATTAAAACCAAGCACATTTGCAGCCTCACTCAGGTTGATCTTGCGCATTGCACCATCGAACTCGTCACTGTATGCCCTGCTGTCTACAATGAATACGGTTTTCGGATATTTTTTTATGATGCGAATAATTCGCTTTCTGAACCATCTGGTGCTGATGCCTGAAATCAGCTGCTGGTTTACTATCACGGCGTTCATATTCTTCAGTGCCGACTCAAACCTTGAAAGAACATCTTCTGAAATGTCCTTGTCCGGGGTATTGAAA
This genomic window contains:
- a CDS encoding PfkB family carbohydrate kinase: MNIEAVLNGFKGISVAVIGDFCIDAYLVLHGDKGEISVETGLRTRSVKEIRFELGGAANVAKNLSVLGVGNVFAFGIIGDDVYGREMCRQLDSLGIDRTGLLVQKTGWSTNTYTKPYSDFREEPRIDIGNFNTPDKDISEDVLSRFESALKNMNAVIVNQQLISGISTRWFRKRIIRIIKKYPKTVFIVDSRAYSDEFDGAMRKINLSEAANVLGFNLKEPVDDDSIRKVSDELHDRWKQTVFITMGENGIAVKNEEHLELIRGINTSGAVDTVGAGDAIVAGIAACLGSGMKHHDAARFGNFCAAVTITQRFTAGSPFPDQVRKIGSDPDYIYNLVLADDPRRAKRFKNSDIEIISGKTSGFPLHAVFDHDGTISTLREGWETCMRETMIESISGSQLERLPVGLYNSICLEVDKLIDLTTGMRTIEQMRGLLKLIDQFGIVEKKDKLTESGYKRLYLQRLKSRISGRLDGVSKGIFSPDDFIIKGAVSFLKELNRRGVILYLASGTDETDVSNEANLLGYADLFKGGIFGAEDSDEEDPKKKVFKIILNNIQSEGSKGIVVFGDGPVEIREARKRDFMAVGVASDEVRRFGFNHKKRSRLIRAGADVIIPDFSDIGLVFSALRFGV